The following coding sequences lie in one Mesorhizobium sp. NZP2298 genomic window:
- a CDS encoding SDR family oxidoreductase, which produces MTGRLKDKVALIVGSARGIGKGIALRFAEEGASLVLADTEAEAGQATADELGVPFIRTDISQMADAEAAVALALKRHGRLDIIVQNAGIYPWQLIENTSADDWDRVMAVNLRGTFNASRAALVPMKAQRSGRMLYTSSITGPHVTSPGHGHYSASKAGINGFIRAAALEFSGYGITVNGVEPGNILTEAIQQHRGAAYIKNMEDSIPLGRLGSPRDVANAFLFLASDDASYITGTTIVVDGGQLLPEGKDFRMAPP; this is translated from the coding sequence ATGACCGGAAGACTGAAGGACAAGGTGGCGCTGATCGTCGGCAGCGCGCGCGGCATCGGCAAGGGAATCGCGCTTCGCTTCGCCGAAGAAGGCGCAAGTCTGGTCCTCGCCGACACCGAGGCCGAGGCCGGGCAAGCGACAGCCGACGAACTGGGCGTGCCCTTCATCCGCACCGACATCTCGCAAATGGCCGACGCGGAGGCCGCGGTGGCACTGGCGCTGAAGCGTCACGGCCGCCTCGATATCATCGTGCAGAATGCCGGTATCTATCCCTGGCAGTTGATCGAAAACACCAGCGCCGACGACTGGGACCGCGTGATGGCCGTCAATCTGCGCGGCACGTTCAATGCCAGCCGCGCGGCACTGGTGCCAATGAAGGCGCAGCGCTCCGGGCGCATGCTCTACACCTCCTCCATCACCGGCCCGCACGTGACCAGTCCCGGCCATGGCCATTATTCGGCCAGCAAGGCGGGCATCAACGGCTTCATCCGGGCGGCGGCGCTGGAATTCTCCGGCTACGGCATCACCGTCAACGGCGTCGAGCCCGGCAACATCCTCACAGAGGCCATCCAGCAGCATCGCGGCGCCGCCTATATCAAGAACATGGAGGATTCCATCCCGCTCGGCCGCCTCGGCAGCCCGCGCGACGTCGCCAATGCCTTCCTGTTCCTGGCCTCGGACGATGCCAGCTACATCACCGGCACGACCATCGTCGTCGACGGCGGGCAGTTGCTGCCCGAGGGCAAGGATTTCCGGATGGCGCCGCCGTGA
- a CDS encoding HK97-gp10 family putative phage morphogenesis protein: MANFKVDGLADLKKNLEEFKKSTQRGIMERALKKAAAPIVADAKASAPVLTGDLKESIKATVVRTNAGKAAYAKSKAGGGSDENASSAARDANRAAAGRGASALVRVAATAPHALFAEFGTRHSPAQPYLGPALRGNRNKVLRSIKGDLATEIDKSAKRIAARAAKKGTTT, encoded by the coding sequence ATGGCCAACTTTAAGGTCGACGGCCTGGCCGACCTCAAAAAGAACCTCGAGGAATTCAAGAAATCGACCCAGCGCGGGATCATGGAACGCGCCCTGAAAAAGGCCGCTGCCCCTATCGTGGCCGACGCCAAGGCCAGTGCGCCTGTGCTGACCGGCGACCTGAAGGAATCCATCAAGGCCACTGTCGTTCGCACTAACGCCGGCAAGGCCGCCTATGCCAAATCCAAGGCGGGTGGCGGATCGGACGAGAACGCATCATCGGCCGCTCGCGACGCAAATCGTGCTGCGGCAGGCCGCGGTGCGTCAGCTCTGGTGCGGGTGGCTGCTACGGCACCGCATGCCCTGTTCGCTGAATTTGGAACTCGGCATTCGCCAGCACAGCCGTATCTCGGCCCGGCCCTACGCGGAAATCGCAACAAGGTTCTACGCAGCATCAAGGGCGATCTAGCAACTGAAATAGACAAATCGGCCAAGCGCATTGCGGCGCGTGCGGCGAAGAAAGGCACCACCACATGA
- a CDS encoding HK97 family phage prohead protease, producing MTGNVISGYAVMFNSETVIAGEFRERIAQGAFTRTLKDMPDVVAILSHDSGRVLGRVSAGTLTLREDRIGLWFSLDADPSTPEGQTAIGTVGRQDVKGCSFGFQVRAEDWQDGGNRLPLRTITDVDLYEITLTAFPAYESTSAALTRAEHNATAATERIRRRAEAAQRLRGIR from the coding sequence ATGACAGGCAACGTCATCTCCGGCTATGCGGTGATGTTCAACAGCGAGACCGTCATTGCCGGGGAGTTCCGCGAACGTATCGCGCAAGGGGCATTCACTCGCACGCTAAAAGATATGCCCGATGTTGTCGCTATCCTCAGTCACGACAGCGGGCGCGTGCTTGGGCGCGTCTCGGCTGGTACGCTCACATTGCGCGAAGACAGGATTGGTCTTTGGTTCTCGCTGGACGCTGACCCATCGACGCCTGAAGGGCAGACAGCTATCGGCACGGTAGGACGTCAGGACGTTAAGGGCTGCAGCTTCGGCTTTCAGGTGCGTGCCGAGGACTGGCAGGACGGCGGCAATCGTCTACCGCTCCGGACCATCACTGATGTTGACCTGTATGAGATCACGCTTACGGCGTTCCCTGCTTACGAGTCCACATCCGCCGCCCTCACGCGCGCCGAACACAACGCCACCGCAGCGACCGAGCGCATCAGACGCAGGGCCGAGGCGGCTCAGCGGCTACGCGGAATCCGCTGA
- a CDS encoding AAA family ATPase produces the protein MYPNAYEMAPFTLQSGFGDGVEPAVGLISIDQREHALETVADYADMLFGDVVLVPFSDGQPDWTNTTRDSIEKFSGSWSELEPEDVPRLGVLTDSFGRFLGHGDDVSVVTLWRGGTPEVRQIGGQYCPAAHCLVTDALIDDEPLKVRAVKPKQPPVGGNDNQEIFLVNPADWSGLPVPKREWFIEGMVPMRQVTILNGDGGVGKSLLALQIAAASALSVDTLGLEPLARPALYVGAEDSADEFHRRLADIVGHHKMAMSDMWRFRLLPLADRDALLCVPNRLGAMEPTVLWKRLVVTIQDLKPGLVVLDTSADLFGGDEIKRAQVRQFIAMLRKVAMESDCAIMLLAHPSVAGMQTGTGSSGSTAWNNSVRSRLYLTRPEGKDDIDPDARVLTTKKINYGKVGNELRMRWQDGVFVLDDGKPTAVSGLLNRRHDEAFRSLLSAVNRTGQRVASTRGVNYAPNVLAARPDAEGVTRKQFEAAMQRLLADGIVKVVWEGPPSKQRQRLIVSAEDFGPDSEVEE, from the coding sequence ATGTATCCTAACGCCTATGAGATGGCTCCCTTCACCTTACAGTCCGGCTTCGGTGATGGCGTTGAACCTGCTGTAGGTTTGATCAGCATCGACCAACGTGAACACGCTCTAGAAACCGTCGCCGACTATGCTGACATGTTGTTCGGCGACGTCGTGCTAGTGCCTTTTTCGGACGGCCAACCTGATTGGACGAACACCACCCGCGATAGCATCGAAAAATTTTCCGGTAGCTGGTCTGAACTTGAGCCAGAAGACGTTCCGCGGCTTGGCGTTCTGACAGACAGCTTCGGCAGGTTTTTAGGTCATGGCGATGATGTATCAGTCGTGACGTTGTGGAGAGGTGGGACGCCCGAGGTGCGCCAGATCGGCGGCCAATATTGTCCGGCCGCCCACTGCCTCGTCACTGACGCGCTCATTGACGACGAGCCGCTGAAGGTGAGAGCGGTAAAGCCCAAACAGCCGCCCGTTGGGGGAAACGACAATCAAGAAATCTTCCTCGTTAATCCTGCTGACTGGAGCGGGCTGCCCGTGCCTAAGCGGGAATGGTTCATTGAAGGCATGGTCCCAATGCGCCAGGTCACAATTTTGAACGGTGATGGGGGCGTGGGTAAATCTCTACTTGCCCTGCAAATCGCCGCCGCGAGTGCGCTGTCGGTAGACACGCTTGGCCTAGAACCTTTGGCTAGGCCGGCACTCTACGTCGGCGCAGAGGACAGCGCAGACGAGTTCCATCGAAGGCTTGCAGATATTGTCGGTCACCACAAGATGGCCATGTCAGACATGTGGCGGTTCCGACTTTTGCCTCTGGCCGATCGGGATGCACTCCTGTGTGTTCCTAACCGGCTTGGGGCTATGGAGCCGACAGTTCTTTGGAAGCGGCTCGTCGTAACCATTCAGGATCTCAAGCCAGGTCTTGTCGTGCTGGATACCTCGGCCGACCTTTTTGGTGGCGATGAAATCAAACGGGCACAGGTTCGCCAATTCATCGCCATGCTGCGGAAGGTGGCCATGGAGAGCGATTGCGCAATCATGCTTCTGGCTCACCCGTCTGTTGCCGGCATGCAAACGGGCACAGGCTCGTCAGGCTCAACGGCATGGAATAATTCGGTGCGTTCGCGTCTCTATTTGACCCGGCCGGAGGGTAAGGATGACATTGACCCTGACGCCCGCGTGCTGACGACAAAAAAGATCAATTACGGGAAGGTCGGCAATGAACTTCGGATGCGATGGCAAGATGGCGTGTTCGTGTTGGACGATGGCAAGCCAACCGCCGTCAGTGGCCTACTAAACAGGCGCCATGATGAGGCGTTCCGGAGCTTGCTCTCCGCAGTCAATCGAACCGGCCAACGCGTAGCCTCGACCAGGGGAGTCAACTACGCGCCGAACGTTTTAGCAGCGCGGCCAGATGCCGAGGGTGTTACCAGGAAGCAGTTCGAGGCGGCTATGCAACGGCTCCTTGCCGATGGCATCGTGAAGGTTGTTTGGGAAGGCCCGCCATCAAAGCAGAGGCAGCGTCTTATAGTGTCGGCAGAGGATTTTGGTCCGGATTCAGAGGTGGAGGAGTGA
- the rbsK gene encoding ribokinase — translation MASGKPVVMKPVVVLGVFVADTAYRADRQPRMGETILGNSFKLGPGGKGSNQAVAAGKLGADITFLTRLGVDAFADMAKRTWKDAGVKSAVIDTPDSYTGAAYIFVEEGSGNNAIIVSPGAAMLISPADIEANADLIGGAGVFVTQLEQPIDAALRALEIARGAGVTTILNPAPAATLPDRIYTLCDYLTPNETETEELTGLKVSSVDDARAAAGKLLEKGVGTVIVTLGDKGALLHTKDRSEHVPAISAGPVVETTGAGDAFNGGFAAALSRGVEPVQAVRFACAVAGISVTRPGTAPSMPTLREVEALLAGS, via the coding sequence ATGGCCTCCGGCAAGCCTGTCGTCATGAAACCTGTCGTCGTCCTGGGCGTCTTCGTCGCCGATACCGCCTATCGCGCCGATCGCCAGCCGCGCATGGGCGAAACGATCCTCGGCAATTCTTTCAAGCTCGGGCCGGGCGGCAAGGGTTCGAACCAGGCGGTGGCCGCCGGCAAGCTCGGTGCCGATATCACCTTCCTGACCCGGCTTGGCGTCGATGCCTTCGCAGACATGGCCAAGCGGACCTGGAAGGATGCCGGCGTGAAAAGCGCCGTCATCGATACGCCGGATAGCTACACCGGCGCCGCCTACATCTTCGTCGAGGAGGGAAGCGGCAACAACGCCATCATCGTCAGTCCTGGTGCGGCCATGCTGATTTCGCCGGCCGATATCGAGGCCAATGCCGATCTGATCGGCGGGGCCGGCGTCTTTGTCACGCAGCTCGAACAGCCCATCGACGCGGCGCTGAGGGCGCTGGAGATCGCGCGCGGGGCAGGGGTGACGACCATCCTCAACCCCGCTCCCGCGGCCACGCTCCCCGACCGCATCTACACGCTCTGCGATTATCTCACGCCGAACGAGACCGAGACGGAGGAATTGACAGGGCTGAAAGTCTCCTCGGTCGATGACGCCCGGGCCGCCGCCGGCAAGCTGCTCGAAAAGGGCGTCGGCACCGTCATCGTCACGCTCGGTGACAAGGGCGCACTGCTGCACACCAAGGACCGCTCCGAGCATGTCCCCGCCATCAGCGCCGGGCCGGTGGTCGAAACCACGGGAGCCGGAGATGCCTTCAACGGCGGCTTCGCCGCAGCGCTTTCGCGAGGGGTGGAGCCGGTACAAGCGGTGCGCTTTGCCTGCGCGGTAGCCGGCATTTCGGTGACGCGGCCGGGGACGGCGCCATCGATGCCGACACTGCGCGAGGTCGAGGCGCTGCTGGCCGGAAGCTAG
- a CDS encoding RbsD/FucU family protein: MLKGIHPLLNADVLQALRAMGHGDDLIIADTNFPSDSVARQTALGRLLRIDAPAAQVVKAVLSLYPLDTFVDDSAARMEIVGKPDEIPPVQKEVQKEIDAAEGKSWPMLPVERYAFYERAKRAYCVIQTGERRFYGCFAFRKGVVPPDAA; encoded by the coding sequence ATGCTCAAAGGGATCCATCCGTTGCTCAATGCCGACGTGCTGCAGGCATTGCGGGCGATGGGACATGGCGACGACCTGATCATCGCCGACACCAATTTCCCGTCCGATTCGGTGGCGCGCCAGACGGCGCTCGGCCGGCTGTTGCGCATCGATGCCCCGGCGGCGCAAGTGGTGAAGGCGGTGCTGTCGCTCTACCCGCTGGATACGTTCGTCGACGACTCCGCGGCACGCATGGAGATCGTCGGCAAGCCGGACGAGATTCCGCCCGTGCAGAAGGAAGTGCAAAAGGAAATCGACGCGGCCGAGGGCAAGTCCTGGCCGATGCTCCCGGTCGAGCGCTACGCCTTCTATGAGCGCGCCAAACGGGCCTATTGCGTCATCCAGACCGGCGAGCGCCGCTTCTACGGCTGCTTCGCCTTCCGCAAGGGCGTCGTGCCGCCGGACGCGGCATAG
- a CDS encoding ABC transporter ATP-binding protein, producing MAQVAISKVAKAFGTVKVLHEVSVDIADGQFVVLVGPSGCGKSTLLRMVAGLETVSGGTIAIGDRVVNHLPPAKRDIAMVFQNYALYPHKTVEQNMAFALKLRKTDPAVVAERVKRAADILDLNPYLKRYPRQLSGGQRQRVAMGRAIVRNPQVFLFDEPLSNLDAKLRVQMRTEIKELHQRLKTTTIYVTHDQIEAMTMADKIVVMRDGRIEQIGAPLELFDRPANLFVAGFIGSPSMNLLKGVLRKGDKPGVDISGTLFPIGDNAARDGQAVVYGVRPEHLEIHPDGVPAKISVVEPTGSETLVFLRFGDGEMVALFRERHDFKPGDTLKLRPRLDHIHLFDAETGQRL from the coding sequence ATGGCTCAAGTCGCGATCAGCAAGGTGGCCAAGGCGTTTGGAACCGTCAAGGTTCTGCACGAAGTCAGCGTCGACATCGCTGACGGACAGTTCGTCGTGCTGGTCGGTCCTTCAGGTTGCGGCAAGTCCACGCTGCTGAGAATGGTGGCCGGGCTGGAGACCGTTTCCGGCGGCACGATCGCCATCGGTGACCGTGTCGTCAATCATCTGCCGCCCGCAAAACGCGACATCGCCATGGTGTTCCAGAACTACGCGCTCTATCCGCACAAGACGGTGGAGCAGAACATGGCCTTTGCCCTCAAGCTGCGGAAGACCGATCCGGCCGTGGTCGCCGAGCGGGTCAAGCGCGCCGCCGATATCCTGGATCTCAATCCCTATCTCAAGCGCTATCCCCGGCAGCTCTCGGGCGGCCAGCGTCAACGCGTGGCGATGGGGCGTGCCATCGTGCGCAATCCGCAAGTGTTCCTCTTCGATGAGCCGCTCTCGAACCTCGATGCCAAGCTGCGCGTGCAGATGCGCACCGAGATCAAGGAACTCCACCAGCGGCTGAAAACCACCACCATCTACGTCACCCACGACCAGATCGAGGCGATGACGATGGCCGACAAGATCGTCGTCATGCGCGACGGCCGCATCGAGCAGATCGGCGCGCCACTGGAGCTGTTCGACCGGCCAGCCAATTTGTTCGTCGCCGGTTTTATCGGCTCACCTTCGATGAACTTGCTCAAGGGTGTTTTGCGCAAGGGCGACAAGCCCGGTGTCGACATATCAGGTACATTGTTCCCGATTGGCGACAATGCCGCGCGGGACGGGCAGGCTGTCGTCTATGGCGTGCGCCCGGAGCATCTCGAGATCCATCCCGATGGCGTCCCGGCGAAGATTTCGGTGGTCGAGCCGACCGGGTCCGAAACGCTGGTGTTCCTGCGCTTCGGCGACGGCGAGATGGTGGCATTGTTTCGCGAGCGCCACGACTTCAAGCCTGGCGATACGCTCAAGCTCCGGCCCAGGCTCGACCATATCCACCTGTTCGACGCCGAGACCGGCCAGCGTCTCTGA
- a CDS encoding ABC transporter substrate-binding protein: MRTGLYDKLVRAGATRRDILKGAASMAAIAAASGAGLGALTRPASAASELRSKILQIPGVGKGQPTDADFQKVGELCLEATKANVKEGEFAGVELTFMGLNNQNLHNVLFRGFLKPWEAYTGAKISWIDLAQADYNARLQQSIATGTVDFDIIEMGAPFEGDVCGKGLTSEMPDWVKKQIDFDDLVNYLKPPVGTWDGKQYRVTIDGDTHNFNYRTDVFADADLAKQWKDGGGEGEWGVPKTWQQVQAVTKFLKGKKFKGQDVYGYLDAPKPWGGFGFYFLGSRATAYAKHPDDKAWLFDADTMKPRVNNPAWVRAIQDVIDALPSEPADQINADPNTTAFQQFLAGTGSMIPWWGDVGSNVKTNDSSVIGDVTGFSILPGSDDVYNSKTGKWEKLASGPNYSPNCAYLGWGVYVMARVDSDEKKKKAAWSAAAHLGGKDLSIWTAMYPSGFQPYRNSHFDIPEWVAAGYDEAFITSYLKSEGDSYNHPNAAIEPRIPGIFQYYSAAEDILANTFAGKMKAQEGADAIAAAWEKLTDQIGREKQIKLYKASLGMA, encoded by the coding sequence ATGAGAACAGGTCTTTACGACAAACTGGTCCGCGCTGGCGCCACAAGGCGCGACATATTGAAGGGTGCGGCCAGCATGGCCGCGATCGCGGCGGCATCCGGCGCCGGGCTCGGCGCGCTGACGCGTCCGGCCTCCGCTGCAAGCGAGCTTCGCTCGAAGATCCTGCAGATTCCCGGCGTTGGCAAAGGCCAGCCGACCGATGCCGATTTCCAGAAGGTCGGCGAGCTCTGCCTCGAGGCGACCAAGGCCAATGTCAAGGAAGGTGAATTCGCCGGCGTTGAGCTGACCTTCATGGGCCTCAACAACCAGAACCTGCACAATGTGCTGTTCCGCGGCTTCCTGAAGCCATGGGAAGCCTATACCGGCGCCAAGATCAGCTGGATCGACCTGGCGCAGGCCGACTACAACGCCCGCCTGCAGCAGTCGATCGCCACCGGCACCGTCGACTTCGACATTATCGAGATGGGCGCCCCCTTCGAAGGCGACGTCTGCGGCAAGGGCCTGACCTCGGAAATGCCCGACTGGGTCAAGAAGCAGATCGATTTCGACGATCTGGTCAATTATCTGAAGCCGCCGGTCGGCACCTGGGATGGCAAGCAGTATCGCGTGACCATCGACGGCGACACGCACAATTTCAACTACCGCACCGACGTGTTCGCCGATGCCGACCTCGCCAAGCAGTGGAAGGACGGCGGCGGTGAAGGCGAATGGGGCGTGCCGAAGACCTGGCAACAGGTGCAGGCCGTGACCAAGTTCCTCAAGGGCAAGAAATTCAAGGGCCAGGACGTCTACGGCTACCTCGATGCGCCCAAGCCCTGGGGCGGTTTCGGCTTCTACTTCCTCGGCAGCCGCGCCACCGCCTATGCCAAGCATCCCGACGACAAGGCCTGGCTGTTCGACGCCGACACGATGAAGCCGCGCGTCAACAATCCGGCCTGGGTGCGCGCCATTCAGGACGTGATCGACGCCCTGCCCTCCGAACCGGCCGACCAGATCAATGCCGATCCGAACACCACCGCCTTCCAGCAGTTCCTGGCCGGCACCGGCTCGATGATCCCCTGGTGGGGCGATGTCGGCTCGAACGTGAAGACCAATGATTCCTCTGTCATCGGCGACGTCACCGGCTTCTCGATCCTGCCGGGCTCGGACGACGTCTACAACTCCAAGACCGGCAAATGGGAGAAGCTCGCCAGCGGGCCGAACTATTCGCCGAACTGCGCCTATCTCGGCTGGGGCGTCTACGTGATGGCCCGTGTCGACAGCGACGAGAAGAAGAAGAAAGCGGCATGGTCCGCCGCCGCCCATCTCGGCGGCAAGGACCTGTCGATCTGGACGGCGATGTATCCGTCCGGCTTCCAGCCCTACCGCAATTCCCATTTCGACATTCCGGAATGGGTGGCGGCTGGCTACGACGAGGCCTTCATCACCTCGTACCTCAAGTCGGAAGGCGACAGCTACAACCATCCGAACGCGGCAATCGAGCCACGCATCCCCGGCATCTTCCAGTATTATTCCGCCGCCGAGGACATCCTGGCCAACACCTTCGCGGGCAAGATGAAGGCGCAGGAAGGCGCCGACGCCATTGCCGCGGCCTGGGAAAAGCTGACCGACCAGATCGGCCGCGAAAAGCAGATCAAGCTCTACAAGGCCTCGCTCGGCATGGCCTGA
- a CDS encoding carbohydrate ABC transporter permease, protein MADQILPTNDWPANAVPSDLIPPGRKRLGWALMALATLGLLATILVQILYKSEVDTIGFETWRPVVYAYVLWGVALGIGQVLTRGEDGQRALFLLPALLFTIAMVIFPTLFGFYIALTDWNLSSFSGRRFNGLDNFWQMLGDPYYRNALFNMVLYVLAVLVEYVIAFGLALLLNAQIRARKFFRVVFLMPLMLSPVAVSWMIGKSLMEYRFGPAATLARHLGWDNPAFFSDPITARISIMLLDAWTFIPFMMIMLLAGLQAMSREVLEAARVDGATAWQTFWQVTFPLMLPVSVTAVILRIIFKLKLADIIITVTSGGPGGATDSVSSFIYREYRDRSNVGYGTMLAMAYLVIIVVFVTWLLKLANRFVRNVN, encoded by the coding sequence TTGGCTGACCAGATTTTGCCCACCAATGATTGGCCGGCAAACGCCGTCCCATCCGACCTGATCCCGCCAGGCCGCAAACGCCTTGGCTGGGCGCTGATGGCGCTGGCCACGCTTGGCCTCCTGGCAACGATCCTGGTACAGATCCTCTACAAGAGCGAAGTCGACACGATCGGTTTCGAGACGTGGCGACCGGTCGTCTATGCCTATGTGCTGTGGGGCGTGGCGCTCGGCATCGGCCAGGTGCTGACGCGCGGCGAGGACGGGCAGCGCGCGCTGTTCCTGTTGCCGGCGCTGCTGTTCACCATCGCCATGGTGATCTTCCCGACGCTGTTCGGCTTCTACATCGCACTCACCGACTGGAACCTCTCCTCCTTCAGTGGCCGCAGGTTCAACGGGCTCGACAATTTCTGGCAGATGCTTGGCGACCCCTACTACCGCAATGCACTGTTCAACATGGTGCTCTATGTGCTGGCGGTGCTGGTCGAATATGTCATCGCCTTCGGCCTGGCGCTGTTGCTCAACGCACAGATCCGGGCGCGAAAGTTCTTCCGCGTCGTCTTCCTGATGCCGCTGATGCTGTCGCCGGTCGCGGTATCCTGGATGATCGGCAAATCGCTGATGGAATACCGGTTCGGGCCGGCGGCGACGCTGGCGCGCCATCTCGGCTGGGATAATCCCGCCTTCTTCTCCGATCCGATCACCGCGCGCATCTCGATCATGCTGCTCGACGCCTGGACCTTCATTCCCTTCATGATGATCATGCTGCTGGCCGGCCTGCAGGCCATGTCGCGCGAGGTGCTGGAGGCGGCGCGCGTCGACGGCGCGACCGCATGGCAGACCTTCTGGCAGGTCACCTTCCCGCTGATGCTGCCGGTCTCGGTGACGGCGGTGATCCTGCGCATCATCTTCAAGCTGAAGCTCGCCGACATCATCATCACAGTGACATCAGGCGGCCCCGGCGGCGCGACCGATTCCGTGTCGAGCTTCATCTACCGGGAATACCGCGACCGCTCGAATGTCGGCTACGGCACCATGCTGGCAATGGCCTACCTCGTCATCATCGTGGTGTTCGTGACCTGGCTGCTGAAGCTCGCCAACCGCTTCGTGCGCAACGTCAACTGA
- a CDS encoding carbohydrate ABC transporter permease yields MSVQTTDYTVSEIRSPASFITSRVFIYGALVFWAFICLFPIYWTITTSFKSAVDVTQGHLIPFVDFWPDWKGWRSLGLSPDSIFQTSTVRDEFFKRFMNSVITSVGASSLAIVIGSLAAYGLTRYRYKFAWFRNEDISFFFLSQLILPPVVLALPFLVLYREVGLLDTRVGLILLYTLMVLPIVIWIMRDQFNSIPVELEEAALVDGLSIWGAFFRIVMPIALPGMVAAFILAMVLCWNEYFFAALLTSTDAKTIPVMVASQTGSQGINWWSMAALATAAIAPLAVIGIALERYLIMGMTAGAVK; encoded by the coding sequence ATGAGCGTTCAGACCACCGACTATACCGTCTCCGAAATCCGCTCTCCGGCGAGCTTCATCACCAGCCGCGTCTTCATCTATGGGGCTCTCGTCTTCTGGGCCTTCATCTGCCTGTTCCCGATCTACTGGACGATAACGACCTCGTTCAAATCGGCGGTCGACGTCACGCAAGGCCATCTCATCCCCTTCGTCGACTTCTGGCCGGACTGGAAGGGCTGGCGATCGCTCGGCCTGTCGCCGGATTCGATCTTCCAGACCTCCACGGTGCGCGATGAGTTCTTCAAGCGATTCATGAACTCGGTCATCACTTCGGTCGGCGCATCGAGCCTCGCCATCGTCATCGGCAGCCTCGCCGCCTATGGCCTGACGCGCTACCGCTACAAATTCGCCTGGTTCAGGAACGAGGATATCTCCTTCTTCTTCCTGTCGCAGCTGATCCTGCCGCCCGTGGTGCTCGCCCTGCCCTTCCTGGTGCTCTACCGGGAAGTCGGCCTGCTCGACACGCGCGTCGGGCTGATCTTGCTCTACACGCTGATGGTGCTGCCGATCGTCATCTGGATCATGCGCGACCAGTTCAACTCCATTCCCGTCGAGTTGGAGGAAGCGGCCCTCGTCGATGGCCTGTCGATCTGGGGCGCGTTTTTCCGCATCGTCATGCCGATCGCGCTGCCAGGCATGGTCGCCGCGTTCATCCTGGCGATGGTGCTATGCTGGAACGAATATTTTTTCGCCGCGCTGCTGACCTCGACTGACGCCAAGACCATTCCGGTCATGGTGGCGAGCCAGACCGGCTCGCAAGGCATTAACTGGTGGTCGATGGCGGCCCTTGCCACCGCGGCCATAGCGCCTCTCGCCGTCATCGGCATCGCTCTGGAGCGCTATCTGATCATGGGCATGACTGCGGGAGCGGTGAAATAA
- a CDS encoding creatininase family protein — MRYELMLPHQIRKAIAQNWPVALPLGVLEYHGEHMAVGMDTLAVIKTLELFEQERDVVILPPFYYGAASYAVAPPEGTGSVQVGGNQLAPFGEELFYSLLRIGFRNIHAIVHHQTENFAAGMPTDLAFKTAGRQAIFRFLEKQRGEGWWGSETMADYYAGHAEGENFFNWVQVHPLMPAAMNGKYPFDHAGVGETSLMLALCPEAVDVARFADNTGWYTAGAKDASAELGQKGVAMIMDHLRSILKT, encoded by the coding sequence ATGCGTTATGAATTGATGCTGCCGCACCAGATCCGCAAGGCGATCGCGCAGAATTGGCCGGTCGCGCTGCCGCTGGGCGTGCTTGAATACCATGGCGAGCACATGGCTGTCGGCATGGACACTCTGGCCGTCATCAAGACGCTGGAACTGTTCGAGCAGGAGAGGGATGTCGTCATCCTGCCGCCCTTCTACTACGGCGCGGCGAGTTACGCGGTGGCGCCGCCGGAAGGCACTGGTTCGGTGCAGGTCGGCGGCAATCAACTGGCCCCATTCGGCGAGGAGCTGTTCTACAGCCTGCTGCGCATCGGCTTCCGCAACATCCACGCCATCGTCCATCACCAGACCGAGAACTTTGCCGCCGGCATGCCGACCGATCTCGCCTTCAAGACCGCCGGCCGTCAGGCGATCTTCCGTTTTCTCGAAAAGCAGCGCGGCGAGGGCTGGTGGGGTTCCGAGACGATGGCTGACTATTATGCCGGACATGCCGAGGGGGAAAACTTCTTCAACTGGGTGCAGGTGCATCCGTTGATGCCGGCGGCCATGAACGGCAAGTACCCGTTCGACCATGCCGGCGTCGGCGAGACATCGCTGATGCTGGCACTATGCCCTGAAGCTGTCGATGTCGCCCGCTTCGCCGACAATACCGGCTGGTATACGGCGGGCGCCAAGGATGCATCGGCGGAACTCGGGCAAAAAGGCGTTGCCATGATCATGGATCACCTGCGGTCCATCCTGAAGACTTAA